A stretch of Lathyrus oleraceus cultivar Zhongwan6 chromosome 6, CAAS_Psat_ZW6_1.0, whole genome shotgun sequence DNA encodes these proteins:
- the LOC127095352 gene encoding structural maintenance of chromosomes flexible hinge domain-containing protein GMI1, which yields MERALVVANPKKRKLMISDDDDDDFGIRRREFRFKVLLPNGTSVELTVWSVETEMHFEDFVGLVREKYLELRKKCEWMKKKRDINWKGSGLYLEDAGDNKIRNVIELKNFMPRKCHILRLNDGSSDVAQTFENMWDLTPDTDLLLELPEEYNFEAAIADLIDNALQAVWFNGKNSRKLVRVNVTDDKISIFDNGSGMDDSDENSLVKWGKMGASVHRLSKSMAIGGKPPYLRVIFISFIYTSGQICCL from the exons ATGGAAAGGGCATTGGTTGTTGCCAACCCTAAAAAGAGGAAACTCATGATTAGTGATGACGATGACGATGATTTTGGAATACGAAGAAGAGAGTTCAGGTTCAAAGTTTTGTTGCCGAATGGAACTAGTGTGGAATTGACAGTGTGGAGTGTAGAAACTGAGATGCATTTTGAGGATTTTGTTGGATTAGTTCGAGAAAAGTATTTGGAACTTCGGAAAAAATGTGAATGGATGAAGAAGAAAAGGGATATAAATTGGAAGGGAAGTGGTTTGTATCTTGAGGATGCTGGTGATAATAAGATAAGAAATGTTATCGAGTTAAAAAATTTCATGCCTCGGAAGTGCCATATTTTGCGCCTTAAT GATGGGAGTAGCGATGTTGCTCAGACCTTTGAG AATATGTGGGACTTAACACCGGATACAGATTTGCTACTggagcttcctgaagaatataATTTCGAAGCTGCTATTGCTGACTTGATT GATAATGCTTTGCAAGCTGTGTGGTTCAACGGGAAAAATAGTCGGAAGCTAGTCAG AGTAAATGTTACTGACGATAAGATTTCAATTTTTGACAATGGTTCTGGAATGGATGACTCCGATGAGAATTCACTAGTAAAATG GGGAAAGATGGGTGCTTCGGTTCACAGATTATCAAAATCAATGGCTATTGGGGGAAAGCCCCCATACTTAAGGGTAATCTTCATTTCCTTTATCTACACTTCTGGTCAAATATGTTGTCTGTGA